The following are encoded together in the Glycine soja cultivar W05 chromosome 5, ASM419377v2, whole genome shotgun sequence genome:
- the LOC114413793 gene encoding WAT1-related protein At5g40240-like, producing MKSALQSFFSFSLSAAFYSSGTVLSIAGALLVTLYKGSPIISFRTQPSPTQPLPPLLAETSNWVIGGLFFATASISLAAWNITQAAILKGYSSQLTILAYYCLFGTIQSAILSLIVVRDPNDWKISPDIDLIAVFYSAVVGSVVTFSVNTWCIKKKGPVFVSLFKPVGIAIAAFSTVVFLGETLHVGSVVGAVIIAIGFYTVLWAQSKGENAKGFQVDGLSSPSAQASPLLEFHESNVLA from the exons ATGAAAAGTGCCTtgcaatctttcttttctttttctctatcaGCAGCCTTTTATTCCTCT ggCACAGTGCTGTCCATCGCTGGAGCATTACTAGTGACCCTTTACAAAGGAAGTCCCATCATCAGCTTTCGAACTCAACCCTCGCCAACACAACCATTGCCACCTTTGTTGGCTGAAACCAGTAACTGGGTTATTGGAGGTCTCTTCTTTGCCACTGCCTCTATTTCTCTTGCAGCCTGGAATATTACACAG GCAGCAATTCTGAAAGGATATTCATCTCAGTTAACCATATTAGCCTACTATTGCCTGTTTGGAACCATCCAAAGTGCAATACTTTCTCTCATTGTAGTCAGAGATCCAAATGACTGGAAAATAAGCCCTGACATTGATCTCATCGCTGTATTCTATTCA GCTGTTGTGGGAAGTGTGGTGACATTTTCTGTAAACACTTGGTGCATTAAAAAGAAAGGACCTGTATTTGTTAGCTTGTTCAAGCCTGTGGGGATTGCCATTGCTGCCTTTTCGACTGTTGTCTTCCTTGGTGAAACACTCCATGTTGGCAG tgttgttggtgcagtgATAATTGCCATCGGATTTTACACAGTATTGTGGGCACAATCAAAAGGGGAAAACGCAAAAGGCTTCCAAGTTGATGGACTGTCATCCCCGTCTGCCCAAGCGAGTCCTCTACTCGAGTTCCATGAAAGCAATGTTTTAGCATAA
- the LOC114411941 gene encoding WAT1-related protein At4g15540-like, translating into MMEKLKIGSSISKIKVIGAVLSISGALVVTLYKGSFIITFRIQPSLLDETSNWVIGGLVFAIASVSFAAWNITQAVILKEYSSQSTIIAYYCLFGTIQSEILSLFVVRDSNVWKISPNDKLICIFYSAIAGSAVTFSVTAWCIKRKGPVFVSMFKPAGIAIAAFSSVVFLCETLHFGSDNRHRTVHIIVGTIKRGKRRRPPS; encoded by the exons ATGATGGAGAAGTTGAAAATTGGAAGCTCAATAAGCAAGATCAAGGTCATCGGCGCAGTGCTGTCCATCTCTGGAGCATTAGTTGTTACCCTTTATAAGGGTAGTTTTATCATCACCTTTCGAATTCAACCATCTTTGTTGGATGAAACCAGTAACTGGGTCATTGGGGGTCTCGTATTTGCCATTGCCTCTGTTTCTTTTGCAGCCTGGAATATTACTCAG GCAGTAATTCTGAAAGAATATTCATCTCAATCAACCATAATAGCCTACTATTGCCTGTTTGGAACCATCCAAAGTGAAATACTTTCTCTCTTTGTAGTCAGAGATTCAAATGTATGGAAAATAAGCCCCAACGATAAGCTCATCTGTATATTCTATTCA GCTATTGCAGGAAGCGCGGTGACATTTTCTGTAACGGCATGGTGCATAAAAAGGAAAGGACCTGTATTTGTTAGCATGTTCAAGCCTGCAGGGATTGCTATTGCTGCCTTTTCGAGTGTTGTCTTCCTTTGTGAAACACTCCATTTTGGCAG TGATAATCGCCATCGGACTGTACACATTATTGTGGGCACAATCAAAAGAGGAAAACGCAGAAGACCTCCAAGTTGA
- the LOC114411940 gene encoding protease Do-like 9 → MGDNKRKRGRKAKTPASETLDHPAPVTTTAPNSTSTAMDDVFSVGNVELIDTTASPHHRRLRARPNHSEKPHALPTGRRHARPLDNGGGDFSVPSDVVGVSPAVAMEADPAAWVARALPAMDSVVKVFCVHTEPNFSLPWQRKRQYSSSSSGFVIGGRRVLTNAHSVEHYTQVKLKKRGSDTKYLATVLAIGTECDIAMLTVDDDEFWQGMSPVEFGELPTLQDAVTVVGYPIGGDTISVTSGVVSRIEILSYVHGSTELLGLQIDAAINSGNSGGPAFNDKGNCVGIAFQSLKHEDAENIGYVIPTPVIMHFIQDYEKNGGYTGFPILGVEWQKMENPDLRMAMGMKPDQKGVRIRRIDPTAPESKVLKPSDVILSFDGVDIANDGTVPFRHGERIGFSYLISQKYTGDNAAIKVLRNSDIFKFDIKLDSHRRLIPAHSKGKPPSYYIIAGFVFTTVSVPYLRSEYGKDYEYEAPVKLLDKLLHSMPQSPDEQLVVVSQVLVADINIGYEDIVNTQVLAFNGQPVKNLKSLATMVESCNDEYLKFDLDYDQIVVLRMKTAKAATLDILATHCIPSAMSDDLKS, encoded by the exons ATGGGAGATAACAAACGTAAGAGAGGACGCAAAGCCAAAACCCCCGCCTCCGAAACCCTAGACCACCCCGCCCCCGTCACCACCACCGCTCCAAATTCCACCTCCACCGCCATGGACGATGTCTTCTCCGTCGGCAACGTCGAGCTCATCGACACCACGGCCTCTCCGCACCACCGCCGCCTCCGCGCCCGTCCCAACCACTCCGAGAAGCCCCACGCTCTGCCCACGGGGCGCCGCCACGCCCGCCCCCTCGACAACGGAGGCGGTGACTTCTCGGTCCCCAGCGACGTCGTCGGGGTTTCCCCTGCCGTGGCGATGGAGGCGGACCCGGCGGCGTGGGTGGCAAGGGCGCTGCCGGCGATGGACTCGGTGGTGAAGGTGTTCTGCGTCCACACGGAGCCTAATTTCTCGCTGCCGTGGCAGAGGAAGAGGCAATACAGCTCGAGCAGCAGCGGGTTTGTGATTGGCGGGAGAAGGGTTCTCACCAATGCGCATTCGGTAGAACACTATACACAGGTCAAGCTCAAGAAacgtggctctgataccaagtACTTGGCCACTGTGCTCGCCATTGGAACCGAATGTGACATTG CCATGCTTACAGTTGATGATGATGAGTTCTGGCAAGGGATGTCACCTGTAGAGTTTGGGGAATTGCCCACACTTCAAGACGCAGTTACAGTTGTGGGCTACCCAATTGGTGGAGACACTATCTCCGTCACCAGTGGTGTTGTATCACGCATTGAGATTCTATCTTATGTCCATGGTTCTACAGAACTTCTAGGTTTACAG ATAGATGCTGCTATAAATTCTGGCAATTCTGGTGGACCTGCATTTAATGACAAAGGAAACTGTGTGGGGATTGCATTTCAGTCCCTCAAGCATGAAGATGCGGAGAATATAGGTTATGTCATTCCAACGCCAGTTATCATGCATTTTATCCAGGATTATGAGAAGAATGGAGGATATACTG GATTCCCTATTCTTGGGGTTGAGtggcagaaaatggaaaatcctGATCTGCGAATGGCCATGGGCATGAAACCTGATCAGAAAGGTGTGCGCATTAGAAGAATTGATCCTACTGCTCCAGAATCCAAGGTTTTGAAGCCATCAGATGTTATCCTTAGTTTTGATGGGGTTGATATTGCCAATGATGGAACAG TTCCATTTCGCCACGGAGAGCGCATTGGTTTCAGTTATCTCATATCACAGAAATATACTGGGGATAATGCAGCAATCAAAGTACTGCGGAATTCAGACATTTTCAAATTTGACATTAAACTTGATAGTCACAGAAGGCTTATTCCAGCACACAGCAAGGGCAAACCTCCctcatattatattattgctGGATTTGTTTTTACAACTGTTTCTGTTCCATATCTTCGTTCCGAG TATGGAAAGGATTATGAATATGAAGCTCCAGTCAAGCTTTTGGATAAACTGCTGCATTCGATGCCACAATCACCGGATGAACAACTTGTTGTGGTCTCTCAG GTGCTGGTGGCTGATATCAACATTGGATATGAAGATATTGTTAACACCCAG GTCCTTGCTTTCAATGGTCAACCAGTGAAAAACCTGAAGAGCCTAGCCACTATGGTAGAGAGCTGCAATGATGAATATCTAAAATTTGATCTAGATTATGATCAG ATCGTGGTGCTTCGCATGAAGACTGCAAAAGCAGCTACTCTTGATATTCTTGCAACGCACTGTATTCCATCAGCAATGTCTGATGATCTTAAGTCATGA
- the LOC114411939 gene encoding rac-like GTP-binding protein ARAC8: MAATASRFIKCVTVGDGAVGKTCMLICYTSNKFPTDYIPTVFDNFSANVVVEGTTVNLGLWDTAGQEDYNRLRPLSYRGADVFVLAFSLVSHASYENVLKKWVPELQHFAPGIPVVLVGTKLDLREDKHYLADHPGLVPVTSEQGEELRKLVGATYYIECSSKTQQNVKSVFDAAIKVVIKPPQKQEKKKPRRGCLLNVICGRNIVRFK, translated from the exons atGGCTGCAACAGCTTCAAGGTTTATCAAGTGTGTGACAGTTGGGGATGGAGCTGTAGGCAAAACTTGCATGCTCATTTGCTATACTAGCAACAAATTCCCCACG GACTATATTCCAACGGTGTTTGATAATTTCAGTGCAAATGTAGTTGTGGAAGGCACAACTGTCAATTTAGGCCTCTGGGACACTGCTG GACAAGAGGATTACAACAGACTGAGGCCTTTGAGCTACAGGGGGGCAGATGTCTTTGTCTTGGCTTTCTCTTTAGTCAGTCATGCAAGCTATGAAAATGTGTTGAAGAAG TGGGTTCCTGAACTGCAGCATTTTGCTCCCGGCATTCCAGTGGTGCTAGTTGGCACCAAATTGG ATCTCCGAGAAGACAAGCACTATTTGGCTGATCATCCTGGTCTGGTGCCTGTGACTTCTGAGCAA GGTGAGGAATTGCGTAAACTGGTGGGAGCTACATATTATATAGAGTGCAGCTCAAAAACTCAGCAG AATGTGAAGTCAGTTTTTGATGCTGCTATAAAGGTGGTCATTAAGCCTCCACAAaaacaagagaagaaaaaacCACGTCGAGGGTGTCTACT AAATGTCATCTGTGGAAGGAATATAGTTCGTTTTAAATGA